The Candidatus Hydrogenedentota bacterium genome contains a region encoding:
- a CDS encoding pyridoxal-phosphate dependent enzyme, whose amino-acid sequence MPPLFHRYPRLGESLPRVALASLPTPVDRWERLGADAGIARLCVKRDDISGEAYGGNKVRKLEFLLARATALGATSVLTFGAAGSNHALATAIYARQLGMEAISMMVPQQNSPNVRRNLLRGLAAGAELRLFGGRKMVSAATLQEIASRFSAGKGRPFVIPAGGSAPLGVVGFVNAAFELRAQVEAGLIPEPDRIYVASGTMGTCVGLLLGLAAAGLRSRVVAVRVTTAPYTTPEKARRLYARTLGLLRRADRDFPAIPFPESRFTLRDEFLGEGYARPTEAGTAALRRLDDLEGGALEGTYTGKALACLLADGASGALENETILFWNTYNSQSQADAIKNLDYYQLPEGFHRYFQEAPQPPEG is encoded by the coding sequence GTGCCGCCCCTGTTTCATCGTTATCCCCGACTGGGGGAATCCCTGCCCCGTGTCGCCCTGGCCTCGCTGCCCACCCCCGTGGATCGCTGGGAGCGGCTTGGGGCCGATGCGGGTATCGCAAGGCTTTGCGTCAAGCGCGACGATATTTCCGGCGAGGCCTACGGCGGCAACAAGGTGCGCAAGCTGGAGTTCCTGCTCGCGCGCGCCACGGCGCTTGGGGCCACTTCAGTGCTGACCTTTGGCGCCGCGGGCTCAAACCACGCCCTGGCCACGGCCATCTATGCCCGCCAACTGGGCATGGAAGCCATCTCCATGATGGTTCCCCAGCAGAATTCCCCGAATGTTCGGCGCAACCTGCTCCGGGGCCTGGCGGCCGGCGCAGAGCTCCGGCTCTTCGGTGGCCGCAAGATGGTGTCCGCCGCCACGCTCCAGGAAATCGCTTCCCGGTTTTCCGCCGGGAAAGGTCGGCCCTTTGTCATCCCCGCCGGGGGCAGCGCGCCCCTCGGGGTCGTGGGCTTCGTGAACGCGGCCTTTGAATTGCGCGCCCAGGTGGAGGCGGGGCTCATTCCCGAGCCGGATCGCATCTATGTGGCCTCCGGCACGATGGGCACCTGCGTGGGCCTGCTGCTCGGCCTGGCGGCCGCGGGACTGCGCAGTCGGGTGGTCGCCGTGCGCGTGACCACCGCGCCCTACACGACGCCGGAGAAGGCGCGGAGACTTTATGCCCGGACCCTGGGGCTGCTCCGCCGGGCCGACCGCGATTTTCCGGCCATTCCTTTTCCTGAGTCGCGGTTTACCTTGCGGGACGAGTTTCTGGGGGAGGGCTATGCGCGACCTACGGAAGCGGGTACGGCGGCGCTGCGGCGGCTCGATGATCTGGAGGGGGGCGCCCTGGAGGGGACCTATACGGGAAAGGCGCTGGCCTGCCTGCTGGCCGATGGCGCGTCAGGCGCGCTGGAGAACGAGACGATCCTCTTCTGGAACACCTACAACAGCCAGTCCCAGGCGGATGCCATAAAAAATCTTGACTACTATCAACTTCCCGAGGGCTTTCATCGTTACTTTCAGGAAGCGCCCCAGCCCCCGGAGGGGTGA
- a CDS encoding prolyl oligopeptidase family serine peptidase has translation MTTLTAAFQGLISIIAGLLAFILAFVDFTQHDYLLVGTRIREYVLHVPETLDPEAPTSLVIALHQFTDTGRRMQALTGFDAIADREGFIVAYPDGILVSWNSDADGNTGGVKFVNDEKFILELAERLQERYNIDPDRIYLTGASNGGMMTQLMGCRHGDVFAAIAPVMGSLEKVNADECEPEAPVSVLLIHGTEDPIVPYLGGAQDGPRSPIYLSAEENAAHWAGYGGCGGDPVESIVPPVEGENGEIRLSTYTTCETGIEVALCTVTGGGHTWPGSTENYDEALVGPTSYALNASEFIWAFFKAHPRVKIEE, from the coding sequence ATGACCACCCTCACAGCCGCCTTTCAAGGCCTGATCAGCATAATCGCGGGCCTGCTGGCCTTCATCCTGGCCTTTGTTGATTTCACACAACACGATTACCTCCTCGTGGGCACGCGCATCCGCGAGTATGTCCTCCATGTGCCCGAGACCCTCGATCCCGAGGCGCCCACGTCACTGGTGATTGCCCTCCATCAGTTTACGGACACGGGACGGCGCATGCAGGCCCTTACCGGATTCGACGCCATCGCCGATCGCGAGGGTTTCATCGTGGCCTACCCCGACGGCATCCTCGTTTCGTGGAATTCCGACGCCGATGGAAACACCGGCGGGGTGAAATTTGTCAATGACGAGAAATTCATTCTCGAACTGGCGGAGCGTCTGCAGGAGCGCTACAACATCGACCCCGACCGGATCTATCTTACCGGCGCCTCCAACGGCGGCATGATGACCCAGCTTATGGGCTGCCGCCACGGGGACGTCTTCGCCGCCATCGCGCCCGTCATGGGCAGTCTGGAGAAGGTCAATGCCGACGAGTGCGAGCCGGAGGCGCCTGTTTCAGTCTTGTTGATCCACGGTACCGAAGATCCCATCGTACCGTATCTTGGCGGCGCTCAAGATGGGCCCCGCAGCCCCATCTATCTTTCGGCGGAGGAGAACGCGGCGCACTGGGCGGGCTACGGCGGGTGTGGCGGAGACCCCGTGGAGTCTATCGTGCCCCCGGTCGAAGGAGAGAATGGCGAGATCCGCCTCAGCACCTATACCACCTGCGAAACAGGCATTGAGGTCGCGCTGTGTACCGTTACGGGCGGGGGCCACACCTGGCCCGGCAGTACGGAAAACTACGACGAGGCACTCGTTGGCCCCACGAGCTATGCGCTCAACGCCTCGGAGTTTATCTGGGCCTTTTTCAAGGCCCACCCGCGGGTGAAGATCGAGGAATAG
- a CDS encoding TIM barrel protein: MSTPTSRRTFIKTTAASAAALAVASGAHAKPKGKREYGISLAGWSLHRTIGEGEGKIPMLDMPKMTRETWDIEAIELVSGMLPKTDKAYRDELAKNAAAHNVAIKLIMIDGQGSIGGATPEECADAVKRHSEWIDYAADFGCHSIRMNWAGSEKGTEKDEAKLDAFVKRSVPGFHALCEYGEKKNINVIIENHGGPSSYPHAMDLLMAAVNHPRFGTLPDFGNFPPEQDIYEGIDKLMPYAKALSAKCYDFDPVTGLHTDKDNKMVDFEKMIEICVDKHGYNGFIGIEYEGNIMSESDGIAAANKLLIKLRG, encoded by the coding sequence ATGAGCACACCTACGTCACGCCGAACCTTTATCAAGACGACCGCCGCCAGCGCCGCCGCCCTGGCCGTCGCCTCTGGCGCACACGCCAAGCCCAAGGGCAAACGCGAGTACGGCATCTCGCTGGCCGGCTGGTCGCTCCACCGCACCATCGGCGAGGGCGAGGGGAAAATCCCCATGCTCGACATGCCCAAAATGACCCGGGAAACCTGGGACATCGAGGCCATAGAACTGGTCAGCGGCATGCTGCCCAAGACCGACAAGGCCTATCGAGACGAGCTGGCGAAGAACGCCGCAGCCCACAACGTCGCCATCAAGCTCATCATGATTGACGGCCAGGGCAGCATCGGCGGGGCCACGCCCGAAGAGTGCGCCGACGCCGTGAAGCGCCACTCGGAATGGATCGACTACGCCGCCGATTTCGGTTGCCACTCCATCCGCATGAACTGGGCCGGCTCGGAAAAAGGCACCGAAAAGGACGAAGCCAAGCTGGACGCCTTCGTGAAGCGTTCCGTGCCCGGCTTCCACGCCCTTTGTGAATACGGCGAGAAGAAGAACATCAACGTCATCATCGAAAACCACGGCGGGCCCTCGTCCTATCCGCACGCCATGGACCTCCTCATGGCCGCGGTGAACCATCCCCGCTTCGGCACCCTGCCCGACTTCGGCAATTTCCCGCCCGAGCAGGACATCTACGAGGGCATCGACAAGCTCATGCCCTACGCCAAGGCCCTGTCCGCCAAGTGCTATGACTTCGATCCGGTCACCGGCCTCCACACGGACAAGGACAACAAGATGGTGGATTTCGAGAAGATGATCGAAATTTGCGTTGACAAGCACGGCTACAACGGCTTTATCGGCATTGAATACGAAGGCAACATCATGAGCGAAAGCGACGGCATTGCCGCCGCCAACAAGCTCCTGATCAAGCTGCGCGGTTAA
- a CDS encoding type II toxin-antitoxin system ParD family antitoxin yields the protein MEIALPKGLADFVREQIDSGLYESPDEVYRDGLRLLKERRDGEALKLERLRRELTVGLEQLDRGEGLPFDVQDIIALGKQKRQA from the coding sequence ATGGAAATTGCGTTACCGAAAGGACTGGCAGATTTCGTACGTGAGCAGATCGATTCGGGCCTGTATGAATCGCCTGACGAAGTCTATCGAGATGGCTTGCGTCTCTTGAAAGAACGAAGGGACGGGGAGGCGCTCAAGCTGGAGCGGCTGCGCAGGGAATTGACCGTAGGGCTGGAGCAGTTGGACCGTGGCGAGGGTCTTCCGTTTGACGTCCAAGACATTATCGCTCTCGGCAAACAGAAACGGCAGGCTTGA
- a CDS encoding type II toxin-antitoxin system RelE/ParE family toxin, translated as MKDPVDISPAARHDLAEIWEYISRDNEDAATSLLQSIYRQCVALAAMPGLGKARNADLGEGMRSYPVGRYVIYFRMRKSKLELVRVIHSARDLTEMFEPD; from the coding sequence TTGAAAGATCCTGTAGATATTTCGCCTGCGGCGCGTCACGATCTTGCCGAGATTTGGGAGTACATTAGTCGCGACAATGAGGACGCGGCCACAAGTCTCCTTCAGTCGATCTACAGGCAATGTGTCGCACTTGCGGCGATGCCGGGATTGGGAAAAGCCCGGAACGCTGATCTCGGAGAGGGTATGCGAAGCTACCCCGTAGGTCGCTATGTAATTTACTTTCGGATGCGCAAGTCCAAACTGGAGCTTGTTCGCGTGATACACAGCGCGAGGGACTTGACCGAAATGTTCGAGCCCGATTGA
- the fumC gene encoding class II fumarate hydratase, producing MEYRIEKDTMGEMQVPVDRYYGCQTARSIVNFKIGGETMPRELIRALGILKKAAALTNNQLGLLADDLCKAICAAADEVIDGTLDDHFPLVIWQTGSGTQTNMNANEVIANRAIEMLGGVLGSQKPVHPNDHVNMSQSSNDTFPTAMSIAAVEQIQNRLIPALQDLQEVLAAKSETFEDIIKIGRTHLMDATPLTLGQEFSGYAHQVANGAARVNQTLPLLAELALGGTAVGTGLNTKRGYDEKVAAQIAEITGLPFTTAPNKFEALAAHDAMVMTSGALKTIACSFMKIANDIRWLGSGPRCGISEIMLPENEPGSSIMPGKVNPTQCEAMTMVAAQVIGNDAAVAVAGASGNFELNVFKPVIIYNVLQSIRLLADAADSFRENCAVGIEPNRRNIQAHLNNSLMLVTALNRHIGYDNAAKIAKTAHRNGTTLREECINLGFLTGDEFDKAVDPSKMIGPSDN from the coding sequence ATGGAATACCGCATCGAAAAAGATACCATGGGCGAGATGCAAGTGCCTGTGGACCGCTACTACGGCTGCCAGACGGCCCGCTCCATCGTGAACTTCAAGATCGGCGGCGAGACCATGCCCCGCGAATTGATCCGCGCCCTGGGCATCCTGAAAAAGGCGGCCGCCCTCACCAACAACCAACTGGGCCTGCTGGCCGACGACCTCTGCAAGGCCATCTGTGCGGCGGCGGATGAAGTCATCGACGGCACGCTGGATGATCACTTTCCCCTCGTGATCTGGCAAACCGGCAGCGGTACCCAGACCAACATGAACGCAAACGAGGTCATTGCCAACCGCGCCATCGAAATGCTGGGCGGCGTGCTCGGCAGCCAGAAGCCCGTGCACCCCAACGACCACGTGAACATGTCCCAGTCCTCCAACGACACCTTCCCCACGGCCATGAGCATCGCGGCGGTGGAGCAGATCCAGAACCGGCTCATTCCCGCGCTGCAGGATCTACAGGAAGTGCTCGCCGCCAAGTCTGAGACTTTTGAAGACATTATCAAGATCGGCCGCACCCACCTGATGGATGCCACGCCCCTCACGCTCGGCCAGGAATTCTCCGGGTACGCCCACCAGGTGGCCAATGGCGCGGCCCGCGTCAACCAGACCCTGCCCCTGCTCGCCGAGCTGGCCCTGGGCGGCACCGCGGTCGGCACCGGTCTAAACACGAAGAGGGGCTACGACGAAAAAGTCGCCGCCCAGATCGCGGAGATTACCGGCCTCCCCTTCACCACCGCGCCGAACAAATTCGAGGCCCTTGCGGCCCACGACGCCATGGTTATGACCTCCGGCGCCCTCAAGACCATCGCGTGCAGCTTCATGAAAATCGCCAACGATATCCGCTGGCTCGGCAGCGGCCCGCGCTGCGGCATCAGCGAGATCATGTTGCCCGAAAACGAGCCCGGCTCCTCCATCATGCCCGGCAAGGTCAACCCGACCCAGTGCGAAGCCATGACCATGGTGGCCGCCCAGGTCATCGGCAACGACGCCGCCGTGGCGGTCGCGGGCGCTTCGGGCAATTTCGAGCTGAATGTCTTCAAGCCCGTCATCATCTATAACGTGCTCCAGTCCATCCGCCTGCTGGCCGACGCCGCCGATTCCTTCCGCGAAAACTGCGCCGTGGGCATCGAGCCGAACCGCCGAAATATTCAGGCCCACCTGAACAACTCCCTCATGCTCGTGACCGCGCTCAACCGTCACATCGGCTACGATAACGCCGCCAAGATCGCCAAGACCGCTCACCGCAATGGCACGACCCTGCGCGAAGAGTGCATCAATCTCGGCTTCCTCACGGGCGACGAGTTCGACAAGGCGGTGGACCCGAGCAAGATGATCGGGCCTTCGGATAATTGA
- a CDS encoding PHP domain-containing protein, giving the protein MRQPMTRRQFFIFGAASAAALSARAQEPPAPFTIRQDWHMHTWRAGAKKDMIVKDMIAANAAHGLTLMGISEHIDREDEREEFKKKLTANREEALAAASAAGAMKVMIGTESTMINPKLSAADAEIAAMLDYRLISCNHYHLKHVENPEPTADAYANHYLDMLWGATELGYADTIGHPFYHQKLSKIFDHDGLMAILKAYNHERLSAVLKKAAEVNMAFELQPRHVDHALDWFRELLQEARLHGTKFTIGTDAHDIPSLGYPDNDSGRTCGMILADLGLRDEDLKTEPITYTG; this is encoded by the coding sequence ATGCGCCAGCCCATGACCCGCCGTCAGTTCTTCATTTTCGGCGCAGCCTCGGCCGCCGCCCTTTCCGCGCGCGCGCAGGAGCCCCCCGCGCCCTTCACCATTCGCCAGGACTGGCACATGCACACCTGGCGCGCGGGAGCGAAGAAGGACATGATCGTGAAGGACATGATAGCTGCCAATGCGGCCCATGGCCTGACGCTCATGGGCATCTCGGAACACATCGACCGGGAAGATGAACGGGAAGAGTTCAAGAAAAAGCTGACGGCGAACCGGGAAGAGGCCCTGGCGGCAGCCAGCGCGGCGGGCGCGATGAAGGTCATGATCGGCACGGAGTCGACCATGATCAATCCGAAACTCAGTGCGGCGGACGCCGAAATTGCGGCCATGCTGGACTACCGCCTCATTTCCTGCAATCACTACCACCTGAAACATGTGGAGAATCCCGAGCCGACGGCGGACGCCTATGCGAACCACTATCTGGACATGCTCTGGGGCGCGACGGAGCTGGGCTACGCGGACACTATCGGCCACCCCTTTTACCATCAGAAGCTGAGCAAGATTTTCGATCACGACGGCCTGATGGCGATCTTAAAGGCCTACAATCACGAGCGGCTCTCGGCGGTGCTGAAAAAGGCCGCCGAGGTAAACATGGCCTTCGAACTGCAACCACGCCATGTGGACCACGCGCTGGATTGGTTCCGCGAATTACTCCAGGAGGCGCGCCTCCACGGCACGAAGTTCACCATCGGCACGGACGCCCACGATATCCCCAGCCTGGGGTATCCCGACAATGACAGTGGCCGCACCTGCGGGATGATCCTGGCCGACCTGGGGCTGAGAGACGAGGATTTGAAGACGGAACCGATCACGTACACGGGTTGA
- a CDS encoding IMP cyclohydrolase, producing the protein MAEHDLKQMYRTRTEGEFPDTFALLGRSYEKVENLRYGTNPHQPAAFYRPADGAGVVLGRYEILKTGKSGLSQTNLEDMQHAIGILKYMQRPACAVMKHCNPSGVAIEVNGQSLAQVYERARDADAQAAFGSVVVFNVEVDEATAAAIMETIVEGVAAPSFSEAALAAFNDADRFKRNKEIRIIKVPEFSALPKYIDDVARGYEMKVFDDGSIVLAQPYLSRVKSAADLVPAYNDHPKQGRADIARKPTERELDDLLFAWYVNIHVRSNGVVIARNGQTLAVGTGEQDRVGAVQQAIIKAGQKYKGEETLDGAVMSSDGFFPFRDAVDAVTAAGITAIVQPGGSVNDYDAITACNEAGATMVFSLERCFSHH; encoded by the coding sequence ATGGCCGAACACGATTTGAAGCAGATGTACCGCACGCGAACGGAGGGAGAATTCCCCGACACCTTTGCCCTGCTGGGCCGCAGCTATGAGAAGGTGGAAAACCTTCGCTACGGCACGAACCCCCACCAGCCCGCGGCCTTCTACCGCCCCGCCGACGGTGCGGGCGTTGTCCTCGGTCGCTACGAGATCCTCAAGACCGGCAAGAGCGGCCTCTCCCAGACGAACCTGGAAGACATGCAGCACGCCATCGGCATCTTGAAGTACATGCAGCGCCCGGCCTGCGCCGTGATGAAGCATTGCAACCCCAGCGGCGTGGCCATCGAAGTGAACGGCCAGAGCCTCGCGCAGGTCTATGAGCGGGCCCGCGACGCCGACGCCCAGGCGGCCTTCGGCAGCGTGGTGGTCTTCAACGTCGAAGTGGACGAAGCCACCGCCGCCGCCATCATGGAAACGATTGTAGAAGGCGTCGCAGCGCCCTCTTTCTCCGAAGCCGCCCTCGCCGCCTTCAACGACGCGGATCGCTTCAAGCGGAACAAGGAAATCCGCATCATCAAGGTGCCCGAGTTCTCCGCCCTGCCGAAGTATATCGACGACGTGGCGCGCGGCTACGAAATGAAGGTGTTTGACGACGGCAGCATTGTCCTCGCCCAACCCTACCTCTCCCGCGTGAAGAGCGCGGCGGACCTGGTACCGGCTTACAACGATCACCCCAAGCAGGGCCGCGCGGATATTGCCCGCAAGCCCACCGAGCGCGAGCTGGACGACCTCCTCTTCGCGTGGTACGTGAACATCCACGTACGCAGCAACGGCGTGGTGATTGCCAGGAACGGTCAGACCCTGGCCGTTGGCACCGGTGAACAGGATCGCGTCGGCGCGGTGCAGCAGGCCATCATCAAGGCGGGCCAGAAGTACAAGGGCGAAGAGACGCTCGACGGCGCGGTCATGTCTTCCGACGGCTTCTTCCCCTTCCGCGACGCCGTGGACGCGGTGACCGCGGCGGGCATCACGGCCATCGTGCAGCCCGGCGGCAGCGTGAACGACTACGACGCGATCACAGCCTGCAACGAAGCGGGCGCGACGATGGTCTTCAGCCTGGAGCGCTGCTTCTCGCACCATTGA
- a CDS encoding SUMF1/EgtB/PvdO family nonheme iron enzyme: MARVKCPHCFHVNPDQQESCQQCGASLPKIRIEARSAIQEAQQPGKSQLQFRRGQVVAGRYTVLNLIGQGGMGCIYKVHDNTLGEDVALKTLLPQFLQDKLVLERFYNEAKIARRLAHPNIVRVHDIGEDGKILYISMEYLQGMSLREILDNLGPGQRLPIAQTLKVFDELCSALEYAHQFTVHRDIKPENVMIGQDGCVRLMDFGISKLMANTRLTNASIVMGTPFYMSPEQIRNSRDVDARADIYSVGVMLYEILTGTVPTGVPKPASQVTKDVPPALDKIVAKCVEPDPRDRYQSASELRQAFQPLRQYINKSGISGGKTSVIHRAAGSYSLRKIAGGLLVAGAVLFALWGIARADERRKKILAEPAPTVEVAGSVSLGAPTMDDYSALMEQLQPLARSTARPGLNRAAELGDEFWSAARAATDSTAALQLAGQATQCYLAPLLIRDEMVFVPPGPITLDGGPVDVGGFLIDAHEVTVEQYKRFVVDESLYWSLPPEFKDRESELARHPISNVTCVDALAYAAWNRSDLPTEAQWARAAYGDSPVGSSYPWEGDPEPEDANVRFDPATPFWTAPVGEFKSDLSGFGCYDMVGNVSEWTRSAQSPLGEGESPTFQTMMVIRGGNANEPPRPWTMRGTSAYAQKALTLGFRCVVNIPTDPAAARAAMTGGL, from the coding sequence ATGGCCAGAGTCAAGTGCCCCCATTGCTTCCATGTGAATCCCGATCAGCAGGAAAGCTGCCAGCAGTGCGGCGCCAGCCTCCCGAAGATCCGGATCGAGGCGCGCTCCGCCATCCAGGAAGCGCAGCAGCCGGGCAAGAGTCAGCTTCAGTTCCGCCGCGGCCAGGTCGTGGCCGGGCGCTACACCGTGCTCAATCTCATCGGCCAGGGCGGCATGGGCTGTATCTACAAGGTGCACGACAACACCCTGGGCGAAGACGTGGCCCTCAAGACCCTGCTGCCCCAGTTTCTCCAGGACAAGCTGGTACTGGAGCGCTTCTATAACGAAGCGAAAATCGCCCGACGCCTGGCCCACCCCAACATTGTGCGCGTTCACGACATCGGCGAGGACGGCAAAATCCTCTATATCTCCATGGAATACCTCCAGGGCATGTCCCTTCGCGAGATTCTGGACAACCTGGGACCCGGGCAGCGCCTGCCCATCGCCCAGACCTTGAAAGTGTTCGACGAGCTTTGCTCCGCGCTGGAGTATGCCCACCAGTTCACGGTCCACCGGGACATCAAGCCCGAGAACGTGATGATCGGCCAGGATGGCTGCGTGCGGCTGATGGACTTCGGTATTTCCAAGCTCATGGCGAACACCCGTCTGACCAATGCCTCCATCGTCATGGGTACCCCCTTCTACATGTCCCCGGAGCAGATCCGGAACAGCCGCGATGTCGACGCCCGGGCGGATATCTACAGTGTGGGCGTGATGCTCTATGAAATTCTGACCGGCACGGTGCCCACCGGCGTGCCCAAGCCCGCTTCACAGGTGACGAAGGATGTGCCCCCCGCCTTGGACAAGATCGTGGCCAAGTGCGTGGAACCCGACCCCCGGGATCGCTATCAGAGTGCGAGCGAACTGCGCCAGGCCTTCCAGCCCCTCCGGCAGTACATCAACAAGTCCGGCATCTCCGGCGGCAAGACCAGCGTCATCCACCGCGCCGCCGGCAGTTACTCGCTCCGGAAGATCGCCGGTGGACTTCTCGTGGCGGGCGCCGTGCTCTTCGCCCTCTGGGGTATCGCCCGGGCCGATGAACGCCGCAAAAAGATCCTGGCCGAGCCCGCGCCCACCGTGGAGGTCGCGGGGAGTGTTTCCCTCGGCGCTCCGACCATGGACGACTATAGTGCCCTCATGGAGCAACTCCAGCCCCTGGCCCGAAGCACCGCCCGCCCCGGCTTGAACCGGGCCGCCGAACTGGGCGACGAATTCTGGAGCGCGGCGCGCGCCGCCACCGACTCGACGGCCGCCCTGCAACTCGCCGGCCAAGCTACCCAGTGTTATCTTGCGCCGCTGCTCATCCGCGATGAAATGGTTTTCGTTCCGCCGGGCCCGATAACGCTCGACGGCGGCCCCGTCGACGTGGGGGGCTTCCTCATCGATGCCCACGAGGTGACGGTGGAGCAATACAAGCGCTTTGTGGTGGACGAGTCCCTCTACTGGTCCCTTCCGCCGGAGTTCAAAGATCGGGAGAGCGAGCTTGCCCGTCATCCCATCAGCAATGTCACCTGCGTCGACGCCCTGGCCTATGCGGCCTGGAATCGCAGCGACCTCCCCACCGAGGCCCAGTGGGCACGGGCGGCCTATGGCGATTCGCCCGTCGGCAGCAGTTATCCCTGGGAGGGCGACCCGGAACCCGAAGATGCCAACGTCCGTTTTGATCCGGCGACGCCCTTCTGGACGGCGCCCGTGGGCGAGTTCAAGAGCGATCTTTCGGGCTTCGGTTGCTACGACATGGTCGGCAACGTGTCCGAGTGGACCCGCAGCGCACAGTCCCCCCTGGGGGAGGGTGAGTCACCCACCTTCCAGACCATGATGGTCATTCGCGGCGGCAACGCCAACGAGCCGCCCCGGCCCTGGACCATGCGGGGCACGAGCGCCTACGCGCAGAAAGCGCTGACCCTGGGCTTCCGCTGCGTGGTGAACATCCCCACGGATCCGGCGGCGGCCCGGGCCGCCATGACCGGGGGATTGTGA
- a CDS encoding sulfatase-like hydrolase/transferase: protein MRIPYSLLLLLALAPLCAWADTRPNILFILTDDQGAWAMGNENNPDADTPGMDRLAAEGAKFSNFYVTTPVCSPSRAGLLTSRYGSEVGITDWISPAKRPDTRDESRLGLEPTLPTWVRDLRDAGYNTGLVGKWHQGTQDRFLPVHFGYDFFYGFREGGAKVIDPILEHDGVVAEEKGLTSDLVTARALSFMQRAADRDAPFMLSLHFREPHAPWTPVAEADADHVKGRVLTLPNPDVPNLDREKMEQSMRDYLASVAGVDRNLRRILHLLDEYGLAKNTIVIFTSDHGYNVGHHGVLHKGNATWLTKGGEPSGRRPNMWDTSLRVPVLVRWPGVVAPGSVVTECVTNLDWYPTLLAMAGQSPKEGDLIHGRNFLPLLKGESIPWSNEFYGEYAMHHGADADMRMYRTPEWKLMRDFRRPGMDELYDLKNDPGETKNLIDDPTYETIRCELSEKLNARHAAIAATALNGN from the coding sequence ATGCGAATCCCATACTCCCTGCTCCTCCTTCTCGCCCTGGCACCGCTTTGTGCCTGGGCCGACACCCGGCCCAATATCCTTTTTATCCTCACCGACGACCAGGGCGCGTGGGCCATGGGCAACGAGAACAATCCCGACGCCGACACGCCGGGCATGGACCGCCTGGCTGCGGAGGGTGCGAAGTTCTCCAATTTCTATGTGACGACGCCGGTCTGCTCGCCGTCCCGCGCGGGCCTGCTGACGAGCCGCTACGGATCGGAGGTGGGCATTACCGACTGGATTTCACCGGCGAAGCGCCCGGACACGCGGGACGAGTCCCGACTGGGTCTGGAGCCGACGCTGCCCACCTGGGTGCGCGACCTGCGCGACGCCGGTTACAACACCGGACTCGTGGGCAAGTGGCACCAGGGCACACAGGACAGGTTTCTTCCGGTCCATTTCGGGTATGACTTCTTCTATGGCTTCCGCGAAGGCGGCGCCAAGGTTATCGATCCGATTCTGGAGCACGATGGCGTCGTGGCGGAGGAGAAAGGGCTGACCTCGGACCTCGTAACGGCCAGGGCGCTGAGCTTCATGCAACGGGCGGCGGACCGGGACGCACCCTTCATGCTCTCCCTCCATTTTCGCGAGCCCCACGCGCCCTGGACCCCCGTGGCGGAAGCGGATGCGGACCACGTGAAAGGTCGGGTGCTGACCCTGCCCAACCCCGACGTACCCAACCTGGACCGGGAGAAGATGGAGCAGTCCATGCGCGACTACCTGGCCAGTGTGGCGGGGGTGGATCGCAATCTCCGGCGCATCCTCCATCTGCTGGACGAGTACGGGCTGGCGAAGAACACCATTGTGATTTTCACGAGCGACCACGGCTACAACGTGGGTCACCATGGCGTGCTCCACAAGGGCAACGCCACCTGGCTCACGAAGGGCGGCGAACCCAGTGGGCGCCGGCCCAACATGTGGGACACCTCGCTGCGCGTTCCGGTTCTCGTGCGCTGGCCGGGCGTGGTCGCGCCCGGCTCGGTGGTGACGGAATGTGTTACCAACCTGGACTGGTACCCCACGCTCCTCGCCATGGCGGGCCAATCGCCGAAGGAGGGCGACCTGATTCACGGGCGCAATTTCCTGCCCCTGCTGAAGGGCGAGTCCATCCCCTGGAGCAACGAATTCTACGGCGAATACGCCATGCACCACGGCGCAGACGCGGACATGCGCATGTATCGCACGCCGGAATGGAAGCTCATGCGCGACTTTAGACGCCCCGGCATGGACGAACTTTACGACCTGAAAAACGACCCCGGCGAGACGAAGAACCTCATTGATGACCCGACTTATGAGACGATTCGTTGTGAACTGAGCGAAAAGCTGAATGCGCGGCATGCCGCGATTGCCGCGACCGCATTGAACGGGAATTGA